CTGGAAGTATAATTGATTCGATATTATCAGATACAGAATTGTTAATTCACGACAACTTTTTATCGGATTAGGCACACGGTTAAAATGTCAGGTGAGACATTGGCCCGACTCATTTGCATATGAGTCACCGTATTCTTGTTGGATTCGTTCAACATGTGGCACGGATTAAACGCACAGATGTCCTAGACAACTACTAGTTTCTAGCTTATGAATATCTCCGCCGTAATGACACTTACACAAGTATCTTTTGATCGTTTTAACTGGAACGGCCATTACTCTGAATCATCGCAGCCGTTTGCTATTGACTGGCGATGCATTATAGCGTCGTAGTTGTTAGGTTTTTGAAAAGCTTAACAGAGTGGAACTACACAGGAACTTCattagtttttaatttgttcacAGGAGCTGGCGAGTCAGGCAAAAGTACAATTGTCAAACAGATGAAAATCATCCATGAAACTGGATATTCCAAAGAAGAATGTGAACAGTATAGACCTTTAGTATACAGCATCACAATACAAAGTCTGATAACCATCATATTAGCCATGGGCCAACTCAGAATCAACTTTGCAGACTCCAGTAGAGCCGTGGTGAGTTATCACCTTCAGTTTGAATACAGCCCTCAGGCGTTAACTGGTGTTTTTCTAATAGGATGATGCCAGGCTATTTTTCACACTAGCAAGCGCTGCTGATGAAGCAATGCTTACATATGACTTCGTTCAGGTAAGACAATCCATCTTTCcttgtaaattgaaaaatcctAGCTTTAATATTCTGTTCGTTAGGTAATGAAACGATTGAGGATGACCGGAGGGGTGCAGTATTGTTTCTCTCGCTCCCGGGAATACCAGTTGAACGATTCAGCTGCCTATTATCTCAACGCCTTAGACCGTATCTCACCACCCAACAACGTACCTACGCAGCAAGATGTCCTGAGAACAAGAGTGAAAACCACAGGAATTATCAAAACACAATTTTCATTCAAAGGACTTCGTTTCAAGTACAATCATTCCCTTGTTTTCCATCATTGAAAAATCATAGAAACTCATTGGGTTCATTTGAATCTACAGGATGTTTGACGTCGGCGGACAGCGATCAGAACATAAAAAGTGGATTCACTGTTTCGAAGGAGTGACATCCATTATCTTTTGCGTGGCGTTATCAGGTACCAGCAGATTCTTTAATTTCTCGTTTTCTGTAAGCTTTACTGTTGATACTTTGCTCCAGATTACGATCTGGTGTtagccgaagacgaagaggaaTGGATATCTCCACCGTAATGACAATTTCCCAAGTATCTTTTGATCGTTTTAACTGGAACGGCCATTACTCTGAATCATCGCAGCCGTTTGCTATAGACTAGCGATGGAGTATAGCGTCGTAGTTGTTAGGTTTTCGAAAAAGTGAACAGAGTGGAACTACTCAGGAACTTGATTAGTTTTTAATCATGTTGTTGTACTTGAGTTCGGTGAGTTTTCGTATTAgctcatttttaaaagttattccAAGTtgctaattatttttatgcatTCAAAAGGTGATGCTGTTGTCTACTGTCTTGGATGTCGCCCAAAAAACCATCTCCCAAGGTGATGCGTTCTACAAAATTGACGActaaaacttaatctaaaTTGATGTGATTTAATCAGGTAATTGACCGGAAAATTGCTCACTACATCCGGTGATGGCGGGCGAGAAGAAATGCAAGGTATACATCAGGAAAAGAACGTTTTTACTATTTAGTTTTTGGACTTCATTGGATATGATATGGACACATAAAAAAGTGGATTATCGTGCATCCATGTCGGTTGTAGTGTTTGGGTTGGTTATCACAATCAGGTTGTGGGATGGGTGACTACATTAGAGAGGTGCTATGTTGTTCCCCCGTATCAGTTCTTTGATTCATGTTTAAACATATTGTCCACACCCTCCCATTTACTCAGTTACACATTTCtagtcattaaaaaaattaccttctGAACAActccaaataaattgaatgcGGCCGGATATTTGTTGTTCTAGCTCTTTCTCGGCACCATTCAACGAAAGTGTGTCGACTAATCATAGCTTGATGGTTTTCGTAATTGTGGTGGCCATGCGCATGGTATATACCATGTAAATCGCGAACAACACTTGCCCGGCATCTTCTTTCGGTGTAGCTGGAACAACGGTATCTGAAAAAAGCGATTCGATAAATCAATAAGTCGGTCCCTATTTACTTACACATACTAAAACTTTGCACACCATatcgaaacacacacacacacacatgttaataattcaaatacaTACCTTGTGTTGCCTGCTAAACAACCATTCCGATGCCAAATCCATTCACAACGCAGTCAATTAACACAATATAATTTCTACGAGCACCAGTTAACTCAGTGTAGCGATTTATAGCACTCGCTTGCCaataatcaaacaagaaatgagatttttttttgcgacaattcaaaaatgaataaagtgaCTTCGGGGTAGCAGTTTTCCATCACTCTCTCCTCTTTCTCATTGGTGAGTATTTGGACAATCCGTCCAGTAAGTTATTTCTCCAATCAGAGTcggagtaaagaaaaaaaaaccccatgaGGAATTTTTAGAGGGGGGGTTACATATTGAACTTGAAGTCACCTTCTACATACAGCAGACATGTTCATCGCTTTGCTCTTTTTCGACTCCTTCCCCCACTAGATTGGGTGATGTATCCATGACTTTAACAAACTCTTAAAATCCAACggtttttattaatgaattctGCACGTGCTTCACACGTGCTCGTATTCCATCGCGTTACTCTGGCCTTCGATATAACATACACTATCGATTCGATAAAATAATATAGacaactaaaaaattttgagaGATGCCGtgccaaacaacaaaaattacgGACCCGttactttatttatttggaaaaaaaagctttctgTGATTCTGTccattttttccgtttttttaaatgttttgataaaaaaattttctccgaCGCTATTTaatatcattttatttttcccccttttctatttttaaataaaaaatctggAAAGACATAAAATTGATCAGATTAACTTTTTGAAGCTCCTTAATcttattttgttgatttgacgATTACATTTGCGCcggcaaaaattaaaactctCGGGATCAAGTGGTCGCCGACTCTTTCACCAAGTGAAGCAAGGGGAAAATTGgcaaaaaattttccaacaaaattgtttacaaaaatattttatatttcgcACACATTTATCAATTACAGGTTATTTACGAAATATCTTATCAGTGTAGTTGATTGTGGAGGGAGGCTGCATTTTCATTCCTCTTTGTTGGTTGATTATGAAACGAACTCGAAAACAgtatttttgggggaaaaatcGTTCCCATCGTGATGGCTTCTTCGTGGAAGATGTTAATGATATGCTCGGTAAGTTGATGGCAACTGGGCAATAGAGGTTTGTGTAGAACGTCGTAGAGTAATTTTGCGTGTTCGATCCGGTCACCGAGTCGAAGTAAACCATCTTCGCCTAGAATTGGATGCAGAGCTAAAAAAAGCGATGAATTTCGTAGAGGTTTTTGGTAATGCTTGATTAAATCAAGAGCTCGGTTGTTTAATCCGAGGAAAGTCACAAAGCTTGTCTTGTAGATGGGCAGCTCCAACCAATTCTAGTCACAGAGTTTGAGTCGGTATAACTTgcaatatttcatttcatctggGATGGGCAAAGGCCAAGGCAAATCTTGTGACAATAGTGCtcctaaaaagagaaaaattctaGTTCCTTTATCCATGTTGCATAGATCACCTGTTCTTCCAGTGCAGATCGAGTCGCTTCATCCAATGGGTTCATCCTTCTGGAACAAATCGCCATTCATCTTATGCTTTTGCATAAGATCGTTGAATCAATTTACGACGTAGACCTGATGAAATGAAGCTGTTGCTTTGGTCAAGTTGCGGACTACACTGCTGccaatcgaaaaaaatttccattcgATAGGTTTgctgaaaaatgttattgtaGAACGGTGATGGATTTCCTTGGTTGGAGTTTTGTACTCACTTTCATATCATGAATATAGACTCGGCTATCGCAATACACGTGACGCAGGAAGACGACAGATGCGAACGCTTCTTCAGAACCCTCGCAAAACGTATGCAGTTTGGATTCTTCGATCTCTGCTTCCTATAAGAAAAGGCTTCATCTGTTGAAAATGCGAGCTAGCAAATTCCTTCCATGAactgtttttaatttgatctCCGTTCTTGAAGTTGAAGATCGACTGAGAATAAGACATTTATCACCAAAGTTGTTTCTTTTAGTTCAATGACTGCCGTTTGCGCTGATCCTAAGTAGTCTTCAACGCACATATTTTTCTTGATGGCTGCTTCGATTTCTTCGGGAGCGCAAAATTCCGTCGCAACTCTACGAGTTCTCAAGGTTGCTGTAAACAGTGGtccaaataattaaaactaaaGAGTTCAAacgaggatttttttattttaactgacTACTGTTTAGCAACAACCTTtcttatttgttgttatttacatCTTGAAAAAGGATGAAAACGAATATTGTTCGGTGGCTTGCaaacttaaattaaaaaattgtaatgctAAATCCAGTGAAAAAGAAGTGTCGTCATTGTCAGTTAGTGAAAAGGAACTGTTTGAGTTCAGATCAGGCTTGGCAGTAAATGATTTCACTTGCATTTGCCATCAGCACctcaaacatttttctctgaATGACTCAAAGTCCTTTTCTTGCCATTTCACAATTTGGAAAGGCAACTGTTACAACCCTTTCGAATTATACAATGGAAAAAAACTTAAAGGTAAATTAAGACTTATTAATCTCTGACAAAATGTAAGATAACTTGTTTTGTCGTTCCCAATTATTTAGGTACTGACAGACCAATAACTTTGTCACTTGCCAGAGAATTTCCATGCGTTCTTAAACTTATGCCAGGGAGTTACCTTTGTTGCCAATGCAGGAAGCATGTTAATAAGATGAAATATTGGGCAGAAGAAAAGTTGAGAAGAGAAGCCGAAGAAATAGAGTGGCAGAGGCAACAAGAGAACACAGCAGAGAGTCCTGGGTTTGTGGATCCTTCAACAATCCGCCATTCTGCAGCCTCAACAGTCAATGACATCTGTGGTGCATTGGGTCTGTCACCTTTACTCGCTTCAAATGCAACGAAACTCAGCAAAGATAGACGCTCAACAGTAGCTATTAACAAAATCGTCAAAGTGAATGAAGCTTTGGCTTATCAACTTTCAACGTCTCTTGAAGTAGATATTGATCCATCAAATCATCACTGCCAAGATTGTAATCGACTTGTTCAGGAACtcgtaaacaaatttaaagaatCAACGAgctttttggagagaaaaaggtTGCTAACTCTCGTTCCTGAATCTTTTAAAATCAAGGACATCATGAACAAATTTAACTGCACAAGTTATCTTGTCCGCGAGAGTTCAAAGTTAAAACTAAATTATGGCATTCTTCCTactgtgaaaaaaagaaagcaggAAACGAGATTTCTCCAGAAGACAAAGCTTTGGTTGTTTCGTtttatgaagaaaatgcaaaaatgTGTGCGGGCTCACGAGAGTATGTGAATATAGTTGACCCCAACGGAGCAAAAACTAAAAAGCAATGTATGCTGCTGTTGGATAAAATCGAAGaattttttgtcgtttttctgGCCGAGAACCCAACAGTCAAAATCGGTATGTTTTGATTTAATTCTTAATTCCTCCTGCAATTTCCCTTCTCATTTTttatactttattttttgtttatatttttttattttgttttatccaAATTTTTTGAGTTGAGGCCAAAATGTTGTGTTATTGTTGGATCACCAGGAACCCACaatatctgtgtgtgtgtccatcACGTAAATCCTGTTCTAATGCTTGAAGGTATAGACATCGATCTCGATTATAAACAACTGATGGAAAAATTAGTGTGTTCAATGGACAATGAAAAATGCTGCATGTTAATCAATATTTCTAAACGAAAATGCCAAAACTGTCCGTCATCTGATGATCTATTTGATTATCTTATGGATAACATTCATGAAGAAGAAGTCACCTACAAAGAATGGAAAGCTTCCAAGGAGACCAACACACAGCTAGTTTCGACGACTCAACATGTGACTGACTTTATTCCCAAACTAATCAACCTACTGAAGAAACTGGTTActcatcattttatcaacAAGTCACAAAACAAGTATTTCAAGAAACTGAAAAGCAATATCGGAAAAAGAGAATGCGTTATACTACTGGACTTTGCTGAAAATTATTCTCCAGTCATTCATGACGAAGTTCAAGCCGCTCATTGGCAGAAGACACAAGTTACTCTTCATCCATTTGTAATCTACTACAAAGGTGAAAACGACGAAGTTGCTAAACACAAATCTTACTGCGTGTTAAGTGATTACCTAAAACATGACGCCGAATCTGTTCACACATTCATTAAGGAGTTAATTCCAAAGTTAAAAGAGTTAATCATCGGCATTGATGCAATCCACTTTTTTTCAGATGGTGGCCCAGCACACTATAAGAACAAATATAATTTCGCAAACTTGTCTTTCTTTGAAAAGGAATACAGCATGAAAGTAAGGTGGAACTTCTGGGCTTCTGGTCACGGGAAGAATGCATGTGATGGTATCGACGGTTCAACAAAACGGCAATTTCGATTGGCCTCATTGAGAGGGGAAATGCTGATTACTTGTCAGCAACTATTGGAATGGGCAGAATCAAACATTCCTTCTGTCACTTTTATGCTTATCTCGAAAGAAGTGGTGGAGACGAATTCTCTTTGCATCTTACCAAGAATAGAAGCGGCTCAAATGATAAAAGGAACCCGCCAATTTCATTGCTTCATCCCAGGACCACAAGGAGTACTTTTCGCTTCCGATTTATCTAACTCATCACTGCCCagcaaaaaatttgttgtcgTTAAATCAACGTTTGTCCCCGTTGATCTTTCCACGATCTCGATTGGCCATTTTCTCGTTGTGTACAGAGAATCGCAATGGTGGGTGACTAAGGTCGATCACATTGAAGCAAACGACGGTGAACTGAACGTTATATTCTTCGAACCTTCCGGATCAGAATCTGATGGTAAAAGTTTCACTCTTAGTAATCAGCCAATAAGGGAAGAAGTAATAACATCAGTTGACGTCATTTTTAACCTTCGCGAATCACTTGTTCGTCGTTCCAAGGCcagtaaattttttgatttgcctGATACTATTTACAAAGTACTCAAGAACGTCGTTAATGAATACCATTTTTTCAAAGACCAACAGTAAAATACACCCTGATAATCAcacgtaatatttttttattttttattatagaaaatcccatttaatttttaatttttaccctATCACCGAAAAACGGTAATAactcagaaacaaaaaataacacacatcGAAATTTTTGATATGCTTTTAAAGATATACTAAGCTATACAATGTGTAATTTTCACAAATTAAAAAGGGTCAACACCTTTTCTGTGAATTTTCCAAAAAGAGTGATTTTGACACTTTTTCCGTTttatggaattttttaaattttttctgcttAAGTTAGGATTACCATCTTATGTATACTTAAACAAGCAATATCAATCTATATTTTtatcgaataaaaaatttaaaaaaattgtgacgtAATCCCAAGCGCATAGTTCAAAGTAGGGTGGTTTTAGCGTTCGGAAATATCGATGGTGCTGCCATCTGAGTCGTCCGATTTCGACgcgatttttttctaaaattaatttatcattCCCTTAACACATTATGATCAAAAGTTTCCCtttaattttagtttaaaatataaaaagtgtaattaaaatgaatacGGTGTTAATAGGGttcgaaaaatataaatcaatGCCACGCCCACCCATCcccttatttttcaaaacccTTCGACAAAAAGTCTTATTTTGACCTATATTTAAGATTTATCATACACAAATTAATTCGAGAATATGACCGCGGCAAGGTTTTGTCGTTTTGGCTTGGAATGtcccagaaaataaaaaaaaattctggatGAGTAGTTGAGTTTCACTCATAAATATAGTATCAACTCTCCTTACTGTATAGCAGTTTCTGTATTTTACTATTCTTCTATGAAAGTTGTTGTCAGATGTCTGTTATTCTCCTGAAGTCGAAGTAAAATCGTGTGATTCGTCTAAGTCGACTTGTACTGTGAATTCAACATGTCGCGGAAGCCAAAAACCAAAGCACAGTGGactaaatcaataaaacagaaaatgcgTTGCTAAAAAGTAACTTAACTGAAGCAAATTGTGAATTACAGTTTTTCAAGTTGGATGTTGGAATCACAAAAACGATTACAAGTAATGTTTAAATCTTAcacgaaattaaattaaaaaatacgaaataaattacgaaataaatttaatacgtttatttttagaaattaaaaaaatgctttAGGTAAAATTATGCCTGATGTCATCACAGAAAATTATGatcgaaaattaaatttatcagAATCGTTCACAAGTATAAAAATTCTTACAGTATTAACTACTCACTGATTATACGTTTATGTTGAGGAATTAAAACAACCAAATTTTTATGTATGGATTAATATGGAAATTAGAGAATAACTCTCCAGTTCGTAAAGTTCGTAAAGAAAACGATTCGGTTAGTCCCTCTGAATTCAACCCAACACTTAATTTAACGCCATCGTATGATGACAATTGGGAACAACATTTCAACTCTATCGATGAACAAACATCTCATGTTCTACAGAAAAACACGTAATTATTAAATGTGacgttttttattgatttttaaatatcagatatttaaaaatttttggatTCCAAATATTGATGCCTAAATGGTGGTTGTGGATGAGTATCAAAAATTTATCCTAGATATCAACATGCGTATTCGCGGAAGAATTGCACGATTCGATGACCATAAGTTTTGTCGTACATCTTGAAAGAGAGTGGGGTATTGTATCAAGCACAAGATGTTGCCAGTATAAATGGTACTGTGATTGGCCAAAATTATCCTCATGAGAATTTTTAAATGGGTTTGCTGCAGGACGGTTCCAACCCTGACAAAGTCACAGTGATTGTGAAAATATCTAGCAAAATAAATGCTTTTTCTGTAAGTCATTTCTCTAAATGTACAAATTAACGTAACATTGATTGATTTATATCCTTATTTAGACTAAATCTCAGTTGAAAGATGATCTGCTAGTTACTAGAAATGTTTCTGTAAACGATAACCTTCTCGAATTGCCATCTACATAATTTTACAAGATGCCAATTCCTGCTTTACTTGACATCACTGATGCAAGTAAAGTTACTGtaccagaaaaaaatgtaattaatggATTTTGAATTacaattgttgttgtgtataaTTGTAATTTTGTTTCACCTAGGCAATACCAAAGAAttcattgttttgttgtttcgcTTCAATTGTTTGAGTTCAAAAGTGTCTTTCAATATGCTTGCCGATTTTTGCACCCAGCGTGGTAAAGTAGTTAcatcaagaaatttaaaaattgcacaTGGCTTGTCGAAATTGACGTTGATGCATAAACTGCGGATGCCTTCGTTGCAAAACATGGGAAAACTTGTCGCATTAATAACACTCGTTGTGTACTACAAATGTCATACTGTCATTcaatttttgacaaaaatgacCAATGGATATATGAACACCAATtgctatttttattacatcgataaatagaaaaggaattttatttgttctaGGAAAAAATCGATGCTTATTACACCGAACCAattgatataaataaaaaatggtaacTTAAAATTATAATGTAGAGGGAAATCAAAATgctttgtttaaacttttttttctagtctAGATAAATGATACTGCGCAATTTTGCGTATGGCCGTCAAACCGTTTATGTTGCCGTTAAGTTAAGATTTGAGCGGTTCAATTTTCAGATGTGATAGCAATGGATACTTATAACAATTTTGGGTTTAATCACAGGTACATTTATTagcaaatattttttagatttatttcaatttgtgtTGTGTAATTGAAATAATGTTATGGTTGAATCAATTGGTTTTTAGACTCTTGAACTTGTTCATGCCATTTTGGACTTGCACGAGTAAATTTACTTGTGGTTAGAAACTGTGAAAGATAGTGAATGCAAATCAGCTGAcgtaataatttgtttttctgacttGAATAGTTTAAGTTATTGCAATAATCATCGTGTATTGCAATACTAGGAATACCAAGTGCTGGATAGCACAGTGGATCGTTACATTACAGCAGTGAATTTATCTATTTACCCAGTTcacgaaaagaaatttgagaAATATGTACTAGCAAAGAAACTGATCAGTGTTCTCATTGCAAAAAAGTCTTAAGATTGTTTGTCGTGATGCTGTCTCACTGCAAATTTCCAACAACGACAGTGGgtatgtaattttttcaacttttatttgTCAACATGTAAACTTGATttgtgaaattatttttgttaattgtgaTATAAATAGAATTTCAATGGACGATTCCCTTATATCACCAGTCGAAGATGTAGTCGTTGCTGGAAGCAGTTTCAGAAACCAAGCGGAAaaatacacacagacaactgCAATGCAGTTGCTTTGTTTCAGTTAATTCAAAATTAGTTTCATGAATTGTAATTATCATTATTGATTAACACATctgttattgttttatttatttttctagtaTTTTTAAGCAACTACAAGTAGATGTAATCGAAGCAGCGATGACTAAAAAAGATTGCCTCGCCGTAATGCAAACTGGCGGTTGCAAATCCGCGTGTTTTCTTCTACCTGGATTGGTTGAGCGTGGAGTTACTTTCGGGTTTTCACCTCTAAAATAATTTATGTTGGACCATGTAAACTATTTGAAAAGTCTAGGGATAATTAAAATGAATCATCATTTCCATTACATATGAAATGTGCTGAAATGTTGTTATCCCCGAAGGTGATTGTCACGACCGTTTAAGTTGCTGAACCCGTGTGTTTGATTGACGGTTACCAGGGGAACCAACTAGGAAGCGGTGTCTGCTACGGCCGGAGCGGGgtgggcattttttttttctgactcgCTTTTGGCTCTGctcttttttgtgtgaaatACTTCGCCTGTGTCCCGTTTTATCAGCGAAATACAGAAAATTGGCGAGAATTCTCATTTGATGTTTTGtcgtttattttcttgtggGAAATAATCTCACAGGGATAAcctctccccctttttttcttcttcctcctgttTTTTGTCGCGTCCCCTCTCAAACGTCCCCAAATACGTCTATGCCTCCCGGCGATTTCCTCGCCAGAGTTCATCGACTTTAACGAATttgtacaaaaaagaaatgttacgAGTTTCTCCCCCTAAATTAGAGTGGATAGCCAATTCGTTCAGATCATTGCTGGATCACCTCGATAAACTTACTCCCGCGGTACTACCGCGTGGTAACGGTGTTCGTCGCCACGGCCTGCTGGTTGGCCACGAACAGGAGGCAGATCTTCTCCACGGCCTGGTTCTTCGTTGCCACGGACTGCTCCTACGCCTTTGCGGCCTGCTCCTACGCCACCAAGGCCTGCTCGTTGGCCACGCCAAGCTCTTTGGCCACGACCACGAACAGGAGGCAGATCTTCTTCTTGGTCTGGTTCTTCGTCGCCACGGCTGCTCCTACACCAACGCGTCCTGCTCCTATGTATCCGCGGCCTGCTCGTTGTCCATGACCACGAACAGTGGATGCAGCAGGCTCATTTACCGCAGCGGCTGCGTCAAGAGGATTCTCAGCAGCGGCTGCGTCAAGAGGATTCTCAGCAGCGGCTGCGTCTACAGGATTCTCAGCAGCGGCTGTGCGCTGTGCCAACAGGCTTCTCACAAGCGGCTGCGTAAACAAGATTCTCACCAGTGGCTGCGTCAACAGGATTCACAGCAG
The sequence above is drawn from the Daphnia pulicaria isolate SC F1-1A chromosome 1, SC_F0-13Bv2, whole genome shotgun sequence genome and encodes:
- the LOC124322775 gene encoding guanine nucleotide-binding protein G(i) subunit alpha-like — its product is MAENFDVDSSFSSWLDTYFNSKLLPVLLSKGEVATSRIEQHYSQPGNEMEKTLSELVEINNDDDLLYPPSIMECSVSVANCKNKYWGKCAQCGPTEGVIQRHKEDDQKLLNKLILIGAGESGKSTIVKQMKIIHETGYSKEECEQYRPLVYSITIQSLITIILAMGQLRINFADSSRAVDDARLFFTLASAADEAMLTYDFVQVMKRLRMTGGVQYCFSRSREYQLNDSAAYYLNALDRISPPNNVPTQQDVLRTRVKTTGIIKTQFSFKGLRFKMFDVGGQRSEHKKWIHCFEGVTSIIFCVALSDYDLVLAEDEEEWISPP